Proteins co-encoded in one Lacerta agilis isolate rLacAgi1 chromosome 6, rLacAgi1.pri, whole genome shotgun sequence genomic window:
- the ZNF512B gene encoding zinc finger protein 512B isoform X1, whose amino-acid sequence MADSYSYRGGKKVAGSSKTSADKDSSKTEMKINPAYEQSRLGNATNDKTEGKRKGRPKADSQALKDIPLPLMNQWKEEFKAHSRVKCPNSGCWLEFPSIYGLKYHYQRCQGVRRMEGAVVEKRTFPCPFCEAAFTSKTQLEKHRLWNHLDRPLPAAAAPVENRSPKVSGKGKKRAAEGSASLTIHPKQAKVEKAAALHRPENGECAAVSPGSKDFPTRAAAMPGAQLSGGKGSKHQSSRQASEQEEDPERMKHKLGRKQKTPKKFTGEQPSISGTFGLKGLAKAEDKAKAHRAKKLEASLSGAGSEDLKKKTPGSSMRKDAAPTAAAPSATATPEEQWQRAINERGEVACPTCSMITRKTILGLKKHMEVCQKLQDALKCQHCKKQFKSKAGLNYHTMAEHVNKPVPVEAAAPLSEHEERERLRKVLKQMGKLKCPVEGCVATFSSLMGYQYHQKRCGKQLSEVEKPVFTCLHCGKTYKSKAGHDYHVRSEHPSAPPEQPEMKPEVSLVEDFERTPSGRIRRTSAQVAVFHLQEIAEDELAKDWTKRRMKDDLVPETKRLNYTRPGLPKLNPRLLETWKNEVKEKGHINCPNNCCAAIYSSVSGLKAHLANCNKGDHSVGKYRCLLCQKEFSSESGVKYHIIKTHSENWFRTSTEAIRKKKISEPTAPSHEEKKKSTDGKKRGRKPKERPPESSAKSKEISKTNHKKPAGPWEAADFSPDERERGNKPPHIKKGGSSKMPEK is encoded by the exons GAAATGCAACTAACGATAAAACGGAAGGTAAAAGGAAAGGGAGGCCGAAGGCAGACAGCCAGGCTCTGAAGGATATTCCG CTGCCTCTGATGAACCAGTGGAAAGAAGAGTTCAAGGCCCACTCCAGGGTGAAATGTCCCAACTCGGGCTGTTGGCTCGAATTCCCCAGCATCTACGGCCTGAAGTACCACTACCAGCGCTGTCAAGGGGTAAGGAGGATGGAG GGTGCCGTCGTGGAGAAGCGGACCTTCCCGTGCCCGTTCTGCGAAGCCGCCTTCACGTCCAAAACCCAGCTGGAAAAGCACCGCCTCTGGAACCACCTCGACCGGCCGCTGCCGGCAGCCGCCGCCCCGGTGGAAAACAGGTCGCCGAAAGTCTCCGGCAAGGGCAAGAAACG AGCTGCCGAGGGTTCAGCTTCCCTCACCATCCATCCCAAACAGGCAAAGGTGGAGAAGGCCGCCGCCCTGCACCGCCCCGAGAACGGAGAATGTGCGGCCGTGAGCCCGGGCAGCAAAGACTTCCCGACCAGGGCGGCCGCCATGCCTGGCGCTCAGCTGTCGGGCGGCAAAGGCTCCAAGCATCAGTCGAGCAGGCAGGCCTCTGAGCAGGAGGAAGACCCCGAGAGGATGAAGCACA AGTTAGGAAGGAAACAGAAAACTCCTAAGAAATTTACTGGAGAGCAGCCGTCCATCTCCGGAACATTTGGACTGAAAG ggcTGGCGAAAGCAGAGGACAAGGCGAAAGCACACCGGGCAAAGAAACTGGAGGCATCTCTGAGCGGCGCCGGCAGTGAAGATCTGAAGAAGAAAACGCCGGGGTCCAGTATGAGAAAGGATGCGGCCCCGACAGCAGCAGCTCCTTCTGCAACAG CGACCCCAGAGGAGCAGTGGCAGCGGGCAATCAACGAGAGAGGGGAGGTGGCTTGTCCGACCTGCAGCATGATCACCCGGAAGACGATCCTCGGCCTCAAGAAGCACATGGAAGTGTGCCAAAAG CTGCAGGATGCCTTGAAATGCCAGCACTGTAAGAAGCAATTCAAGTCCAAAGCCGGGTTGAATTACCACACCATGGCCGAACACGTCAACAAG CCAGTTCCTGTGGAAGCCGCTGCCCCTCTCAGCGAGCACGAAGAGcgggagaggctgaggaaagtACTAAAGCAGATGGGGAAACTAAAATGCCCTGTTGAG GGGTGTGTGGCTACTTTCTCTAGCCTTATGGGGTACCAGTACCATCAGAAGCGGTGCGGGAAGCAGCTGTCTGAGGTGGAGAAGCCTGTCTTCACCTGCCTGCACTGCGGGAAGACGTACAAGTCGAAAGCAGGACATGACTACCACGTGCGGTCGGAGCATCCGTCTGCG CCTCCTGAACAGCCCGAGATGAAGCCTGAAGTCAGCCTCGTCGAAGATTTCGAGAGGACTCCGAGCGGCAGGATCCGACGCACGTCAGCCCAGGTCGCCGTCTTCCACTTGCAGGAAATCGCCGAGGACGAGCTAGCCAAGGACTGGACCAAACGGAGGATGAAGGACGACTTGGTCCCCGAGACAAAGCGA CTAAATTATACCCGTCCTGGGCTTCCGAAGCTGAACCCGAGGCTTCTGGAAACCTGGAAAAACGAAGTGAAGGAAAAAGGACACATCAACTGCCCCAATAAC TGCTGCGCTGCCATCTATTCCAGTGTGTCCGGTTTGAAAGCCCACCTTGCAAACTGCAACAAG GGAGACCACTCCGTGGGGAAGTATCGTTGTCTACTGTGTCAGAAGGAGTTTAGCTCAGAAAGCGGAGTCAAGTACCACATCATTAAGACTCACTCGGAG AACTGGTTCCGGACTTCCACGGAGGCCATCCGGAAGAAAAAGATCAGCGAGCCGACCGCTCCCAGCCacgaggagaagaagaaaagcacagaCGGGAAGAAGAGAGGCCGGAAGCCGAAGGAGAGGCCTCCGGAATCTTCCGCCAAAAGCAAAGAGATAAGCAAGACGAACCATAAGAAACCGGCGGGGCCCTGGGAGGCCGCAGACTTCAGCCCCGATGAGAGAGAGCGAGGTAACAAGCCCCCCCACATCAAGAAAGGGGGGTCCAGCAAAATGCCAGAGAAATAA
- the ZNF512B gene encoding zinc finger protein 512B isoform X2 has product MADSYSYRGGKKVAGSSKTSADKDSSKTEMKINPAYEQSRLGNATNDKTEGKRKGRPKADSQALKDIPLPLMNQWKEEFKAHSRVKCPNSGCWLEFPSIYGLKYHYQRCQGVRRMEGAVVEKRTFPCPFCEAAFTSKTQLEKHRLWNHLDRPLPAAAAPVENRSPKVSGKGKKRAAEGSASLTIHPKQAKVEKAAALHRPENGECAAVSPGSKDFPTRAAAMPGAQLSGGKGSKHQSSRQASEQEEDPERMKHRRKQKTPKKFTGEQPSISGTFGLKGLAKAEDKAKAHRAKKLEASLSGAGSEDLKKKTPGSSMRKDAAPTAAAPSATATPEEQWQRAINERGEVACPTCSMITRKTILGLKKHMEVCQKLQDALKCQHCKKQFKSKAGLNYHTMAEHVNKPVPVEAAAPLSEHEERERLRKVLKQMGKLKCPVEGCVATFSSLMGYQYHQKRCGKQLSEVEKPVFTCLHCGKTYKSKAGHDYHVRSEHPSAPPEQPEMKPEVSLVEDFERTPSGRIRRTSAQVAVFHLQEIAEDELAKDWTKRRMKDDLVPETKRLNYTRPGLPKLNPRLLETWKNEVKEKGHINCPNNCCAAIYSSVSGLKAHLANCNKGDHSVGKYRCLLCQKEFSSESGVKYHIIKTHSENWFRTSTEAIRKKKISEPTAPSHEEKKKSTDGKKRGRKPKERPPESSAKSKEISKTNHKKPAGPWEAADFSPDERERGNKPPHIKKGGSSKMPEK; this is encoded by the exons GAAATGCAACTAACGATAAAACGGAAGGTAAAAGGAAAGGGAGGCCGAAGGCAGACAGCCAGGCTCTGAAGGATATTCCG CTGCCTCTGATGAACCAGTGGAAAGAAGAGTTCAAGGCCCACTCCAGGGTGAAATGTCCCAACTCGGGCTGTTGGCTCGAATTCCCCAGCATCTACGGCCTGAAGTACCACTACCAGCGCTGTCAAGGGGTAAGGAGGATGGAG GGTGCCGTCGTGGAGAAGCGGACCTTCCCGTGCCCGTTCTGCGAAGCCGCCTTCACGTCCAAAACCCAGCTGGAAAAGCACCGCCTCTGGAACCACCTCGACCGGCCGCTGCCGGCAGCCGCCGCCCCGGTGGAAAACAGGTCGCCGAAAGTCTCCGGCAAGGGCAAGAAACG AGCTGCCGAGGGTTCAGCTTCCCTCACCATCCATCCCAAACAGGCAAAGGTGGAGAAGGCCGCCGCCCTGCACCGCCCCGAGAACGGAGAATGTGCGGCCGTGAGCCCGGGCAGCAAAGACTTCCCGACCAGGGCGGCCGCCATGCCTGGCGCTCAGCTGTCGGGCGGCAAAGGCTCCAAGCATCAGTCGAGCAGGCAGGCCTCTGAGCAGGAGGAAGACCCCGAGAGGATGAAGCACA GAAGGAAACAGAAAACTCCTAAGAAATTTACTGGAGAGCAGCCGTCCATCTCCGGAACATTTGGACTGAAAG ggcTGGCGAAAGCAGAGGACAAGGCGAAAGCACACCGGGCAAAGAAACTGGAGGCATCTCTGAGCGGCGCCGGCAGTGAAGATCTGAAGAAGAAAACGCCGGGGTCCAGTATGAGAAAGGATGCGGCCCCGACAGCAGCAGCTCCTTCTGCAACAG CGACCCCAGAGGAGCAGTGGCAGCGGGCAATCAACGAGAGAGGGGAGGTGGCTTGTCCGACCTGCAGCATGATCACCCGGAAGACGATCCTCGGCCTCAAGAAGCACATGGAAGTGTGCCAAAAG CTGCAGGATGCCTTGAAATGCCAGCACTGTAAGAAGCAATTCAAGTCCAAAGCCGGGTTGAATTACCACACCATGGCCGAACACGTCAACAAG CCAGTTCCTGTGGAAGCCGCTGCCCCTCTCAGCGAGCACGAAGAGcgggagaggctgaggaaagtACTAAAGCAGATGGGGAAACTAAAATGCCCTGTTGAG GGGTGTGTGGCTACTTTCTCTAGCCTTATGGGGTACCAGTACCATCAGAAGCGGTGCGGGAAGCAGCTGTCTGAGGTGGAGAAGCCTGTCTTCACCTGCCTGCACTGCGGGAAGACGTACAAGTCGAAAGCAGGACATGACTACCACGTGCGGTCGGAGCATCCGTCTGCG CCTCCTGAACAGCCCGAGATGAAGCCTGAAGTCAGCCTCGTCGAAGATTTCGAGAGGACTCCGAGCGGCAGGATCCGACGCACGTCAGCCCAGGTCGCCGTCTTCCACTTGCAGGAAATCGCCGAGGACGAGCTAGCCAAGGACTGGACCAAACGGAGGATGAAGGACGACTTGGTCCCCGAGACAAAGCGA CTAAATTATACCCGTCCTGGGCTTCCGAAGCTGAACCCGAGGCTTCTGGAAACCTGGAAAAACGAAGTGAAGGAAAAAGGACACATCAACTGCCCCAATAAC TGCTGCGCTGCCATCTATTCCAGTGTGTCCGGTTTGAAAGCCCACCTTGCAAACTGCAACAAG GGAGACCACTCCGTGGGGAAGTATCGTTGTCTACTGTGTCAGAAGGAGTTTAGCTCAGAAAGCGGAGTCAAGTACCACATCATTAAGACTCACTCGGAG AACTGGTTCCGGACTTCCACGGAGGCCATCCGGAAGAAAAAGATCAGCGAGCCGACCGCTCCCAGCCacgaggagaagaagaaaagcacagaCGGGAAGAAGAGAGGCCGGAAGCCGAAGGAGAGGCCTCCGGAATCTTCCGCCAAAAGCAAAGAGATAAGCAAGACGAACCATAAGAAACCGGCGGGGCCCTGGGAGGCCGCAGACTTCAGCCCCGATGAGAGAGAGCGAGGTAACAAGCCCCCCCACATCAAGAAAGGGGGGTCCAGCAAAATGCCAGAGAAATAA
- the ZNF512B gene encoding zinc finger protein 512B isoform X3 produces MADSYSYRGGKKVAGSSKTSADKDSSKTEMKINPAYEQSRLGNATNDKTEGKRKGRPKADSQALKDIPLPLMNQWKEEFKAHSRVKCPNSGCWLEFPSIYGLKYHYQRCQGGAVVEKRTFPCPFCEAAFTSKTQLEKHRLWNHLDRPLPAAAAPVENRSPKVSGKGKKRAAEGSASLTIHPKQAKVEKAAALHRPENGECAAVSPGSKDFPTRAAAMPGAQLSGGKGSKHQSSRQASEQEEDPERMKHKLGRKQKTPKKFTGEQPSISGTFGLKGLAKAEDKAKAHRAKKLEASLSGAGSEDLKKKTPGSSMRKDAAPTAAAPSATATPEEQWQRAINERGEVACPTCSMITRKTILGLKKHMEVCQKLQDALKCQHCKKQFKSKAGLNYHTMAEHVNKPVPVEAAAPLSEHEERERLRKVLKQMGKLKCPVEGCVATFSSLMGYQYHQKRCGKQLSEVEKPVFTCLHCGKTYKSKAGHDYHVRSEHPSAPPEQPEMKPEVSLVEDFERTPSGRIRRTSAQVAVFHLQEIAEDELAKDWTKRRMKDDLVPETKRLNYTRPGLPKLNPRLLETWKNEVKEKGHINCPNNCCAAIYSSVSGLKAHLANCNKGDHSVGKYRCLLCQKEFSSESGVKYHIIKTHSENWFRTSTEAIRKKKISEPTAPSHEEKKKSTDGKKRGRKPKERPPESSAKSKEISKTNHKKPAGPWEAADFSPDERERGNKPPHIKKGGSSKMPEK; encoded by the exons GAAATGCAACTAACGATAAAACGGAAGGTAAAAGGAAAGGGAGGCCGAAGGCAGACAGCCAGGCTCTGAAGGATATTCCG CTGCCTCTGATGAACCAGTGGAAAGAAGAGTTCAAGGCCCACTCCAGGGTGAAATGTCCCAACTCGGGCTGTTGGCTCGAATTCCCCAGCATCTACGGCCTGAAGTACCACTACCAGCGCTGTCAAGGG GGTGCCGTCGTGGAGAAGCGGACCTTCCCGTGCCCGTTCTGCGAAGCCGCCTTCACGTCCAAAACCCAGCTGGAAAAGCACCGCCTCTGGAACCACCTCGACCGGCCGCTGCCGGCAGCCGCCGCCCCGGTGGAAAACAGGTCGCCGAAAGTCTCCGGCAAGGGCAAGAAACG AGCTGCCGAGGGTTCAGCTTCCCTCACCATCCATCCCAAACAGGCAAAGGTGGAGAAGGCCGCCGCCCTGCACCGCCCCGAGAACGGAGAATGTGCGGCCGTGAGCCCGGGCAGCAAAGACTTCCCGACCAGGGCGGCCGCCATGCCTGGCGCTCAGCTGTCGGGCGGCAAAGGCTCCAAGCATCAGTCGAGCAGGCAGGCCTCTGAGCAGGAGGAAGACCCCGAGAGGATGAAGCACA AGTTAGGAAGGAAACAGAAAACTCCTAAGAAATTTACTGGAGAGCAGCCGTCCATCTCCGGAACATTTGGACTGAAAG ggcTGGCGAAAGCAGAGGACAAGGCGAAAGCACACCGGGCAAAGAAACTGGAGGCATCTCTGAGCGGCGCCGGCAGTGAAGATCTGAAGAAGAAAACGCCGGGGTCCAGTATGAGAAAGGATGCGGCCCCGACAGCAGCAGCTCCTTCTGCAACAG CGACCCCAGAGGAGCAGTGGCAGCGGGCAATCAACGAGAGAGGGGAGGTGGCTTGTCCGACCTGCAGCATGATCACCCGGAAGACGATCCTCGGCCTCAAGAAGCACATGGAAGTGTGCCAAAAG CTGCAGGATGCCTTGAAATGCCAGCACTGTAAGAAGCAATTCAAGTCCAAAGCCGGGTTGAATTACCACACCATGGCCGAACACGTCAACAAG CCAGTTCCTGTGGAAGCCGCTGCCCCTCTCAGCGAGCACGAAGAGcgggagaggctgaggaaagtACTAAAGCAGATGGGGAAACTAAAATGCCCTGTTGAG GGGTGTGTGGCTACTTTCTCTAGCCTTATGGGGTACCAGTACCATCAGAAGCGGTGCGGGAAGCAGCTGTCTGAGGTGGAGAAGCCTGTCTTCACCTGCCTGCACTGCGGGAAGACGTACAAGTCGAAAGCAGGACATGACTACCACGTGCGGTCGGAGCATCCGTCTGCG CCTCCTGAACAGCCCGAGATGAAGCCTGAAGTCAGCCTCGTCGAAGATTTCGAGAGGACTCCGAGCGGCAGGATCCGACGCACGTCAGCCCAGGTCGCCGTCTTCCACTTGCAGGAAATCGCCGAGGACGAGCTAGCCAAGGACTGGACCAAACGGAGGATGAAGGACGACTTGGTCCCCGAGACAAAGCGA CTAAATTATACCCGTCCTGGGCTTCCGAAGCTGAACCCGAGGCTTCTGGAAACCTGGAAAAACGAAGTGAAGGAAAAAGGACACATCAACTGCCCCAATAAC TGCTGCGCTGCCATCTATTCCAGTGTGTCCGGTTTGAAAGCCCACCTTGCAAACTGCAACAAG GGAGACCACTCCGTGGGGAAGTATCGTTGTCTACTGTGTCAGAAGGAGTTTAGCTCAGAAAGCGGAGTCAAGTACCACATCATTAAGACTCACTCGGAG AACTGGTTCCGGACTTCCACGGAGGCCATCCGGAAGAAAAAGATCAGCGAGCCGACCGCTCCCAGCCacgaggagaagaagaaaagcacagaCGGGAAGAAGAGAGGCCGGAAGCCGAAGGAGAGGCCTCCGGAATCTTCCGCCAAAAGCAAAGAGATAAGCAAGACGAACCATAAGAAACCGGCGGGGCCCTGGGAGGCCGCAGACTTCAGCCCCGATGAGAGAGAGCGAGGTAACAAGCCCCCCCACATCAAGAAAGGGGGGTCCAGCAAAATGCCAGAGAAATAA
- the ZNF512B gene encoding zinc finger protein 512B isoform X4, whose translation MADSYSYRGGKKVAGSSKTSADKDSSKTEMKINPAYEQSRLGNATNDKTEGKRKGRPKADSQALKDIPLPLMNQWKEEFKAHSRVKCPNSGCWLEFPSIYGLKYHYQRCQGGAVVEKRTFPCPFCEAAFTSKTQLEKHRLWNHLDRPLPAAAAPVENRSPKVSGKGKKRAAEGSASLTIHPKQAKVEKAAALHRPENGECAAVSPGSKDFPTRAAAMPGAQLSGGKGSKHQSSRQASEQEEDPERMKHRRKQKTPKKFTGEQPSISGTFGLKGLAKAEDKAKAHRAKKLEASLSGAGSEDLKKKTPGSSMRKDAAPTAAAPSATATPEEQWQRAINERGEVACPTCSMITRKTILGLKKHMEVCQKLQDALKCQHCKKQFKSKAGLNYHTMAEHVNKPVPVEAAAPLSEHEERERLRKVLKQMGKLKCPVEGCVATFSSLMGYQYHQKRCGKQLSEVEKPVFTCLHCGKTYKSKAGHDYHVRSEHPSAPPEQPEMKPEVSLVEDFERTPSGRIRRTSAQVAVFHLQEIAEDELAKDWTKRRMKDDLVPETKRLNYTRPGLPKLNPRLLETWKNEVKEKGHINCPNNCCAAIYSSVSGLKAHLANCNKGDHSVGKYRCLLCQKEFSSESGVKYHIIKTHSENWFRTSTEAIRKKKISEPTAPSHEEKKKSTDGKKRGRKPKERPPESSAKSKEISKTNHKKPAGPWEAADFSPDERERGNKPPHIKKGGSSKMPEK comes from the exons GAAATGCAACTAACGATAAAACGGAAGGTAAAAGGAAAGGGAGGCCGAAGGCAGACAGCCAGGCTCTGAAGGATATTCCG CTGCCTCTGATGAACCAGTGGAAAGAAGAGTTCAAGGCCCACTCCAGGGTGAAATGTCCCAACTCGGGCTGTTGGCTCGAATTCCCCAGCATCTACGGCCTGAAGTACCACTACCAGCGCTGTCAAGGG GGTGCCGTCGTGGAGAAGCGGACCTTCCCGTGCCCGTTCTGCGAAGCCGCCTTCACGTCCAAAACCCAGCTGGAAAAGCACCGCCTCTGGAACCACCTCGACCGGCCGCTGCCGGCAGCCGCCGCCCCGGTGGAAAACAGGTCGCCGAAAGTCTCCGGCAAGGGCAAGAAACG AGCTGCCGAGGGTTCAGCTTCCCTCACCATCCATCCCAAACAGGCAAAGGTGGAGAAGGCCGCCGCCCTGCACCGCCCCGAGAACGGAGAATGTGCGGCCGTGAGCCCGGGCAGCAAAGACTTCCCGACCAGGGCGGCCGCCATGCCTGGCGCTCAGCTGTCGGGCGGCAAAGGCTCCAAGCATCAGTCGAGCAGGCAGGCCTCTGAGCAGGAGGAAGACCCCGAGAGGATGAAGCACA GAAGGAAACAGAAAACTCCTAAGAAATTTACTGGAGAGCAGCCGTCCATCTCCGGAACATTTGGACTGAAAG ggcTGGCGAAAGCAGAGGACAAGGCGAAAGCACACCGGGCAAAGAAACTGGAGGCATCTCTGAGCGGCGCCGGCAGTGAAGATCTGAAGAAGAAAACGCCGGGGTCCAGTATGAGAAAGGATGCGGCCCCGACAGCAGCAGCTCCTTCTGCAACAG CGACCCCAGAGGAGCAGTGGCAGCGGGCAATCAACGAGAGAGGGGAGGTGGCTTGTCCGACCTGCAGCATGATCACCCGGAAGACGATCCTCGGCCTCAAGAAGCACATGGAAGTGTGCCAAAAG CTGCAGGATGCCTTGAAATGCCAGCACTGTAAGAAGCAATTCAAGTCCAAAGCCGGGTTGAATTACCACACCATGGCCGAACACGTCAACAAG CCAGTTCCTGTGGAAGCCGCTGCCCCTCTCAGCGAGCACGAAGAGcgggagaggctgaggaaagtACTAAAGCAGATGGGGAAACTAAAATGCCCTGTTGAG GGGTGTGTGGCTACTTTCTCTAGCCTTATGGGGTACCAGTACCATCAGAAGCGGTGCGGGAAGCAGCTGTCTGAGGTGGAGAAGCCTGTCTTCACCTGCCTGCACTGCGGGAAGACGTACAAGTCGAAAGCAGGACATGACTACCACGTGCGGTCGGAGCATCCGTCTGCG CCTCCTGAACAGCCCGAGATGAAGCCTGAAGTCAGCCTCGTCGAAGATTTCGAGAGGACTCCGAGCGGCAGGATCCGACGCACGTCAGCCCAGGTCGCCGTCTTCCACTTGCAGGAAATCGCCGAGGACGAGCTAGCCAAGGACTGGACCAAACGGAGGATGAAGGACGACTTGGTCCCCGAGACAAAGCGA CTAAATTATACCCGTCCTGGGCTTCCGAAGCTGAACCCGAGGCTTCTGGAAACCTGGAAAAACGAAGTGAAGGAAAAAGGACACATCAACTGCCCCAATAAC TGCTGCGCTGCCATCTATTCCAGTGTGTCCGGTTTGAAAGCCCACCTTGCAAACTGCAACAAG GGAGACCACTCCGTGGGGAAGTATCGTTGTCTACTGTGTCAGAAGGAGTTTAGCTCAGAAAGCGGAGTCAAGTACCACATCATTAAGACTCACTCGGAG AACTGGTTCCGGACTTCCACGGAGGCCATCCGGAAGAAAAAGATCAGCGAGCCGACCGCTCCCAGCCacgaggagaagaagaaaagcacagaCGGGAAGAAGAGAGGCCGGAAGCCGAAGGAGAGGCCTCCGGAATCTTCCGCCAAAAGCAAAGAGATAAGCAAGACGAACCATAAGAAACCGGCGGGGCCCTGGGAGGCCGCAGACTTCAGCCCCGATGAGAGAGAGCGAGGTAACAAGCCCCCCCACATCAAGAAAGGGGGGTCCAGCAAAATGCCAGAGAAATAA